The following are encoded in a window of Caldicellulosiruptor danielii genomic DNA:
- a CDS encoding AIR synthase family protein, which produces MDIGKVPVEILQKYVFSNLRTNKNILLFPNIGEDCAAVDIEGEIAVLTTDPITAGDSMSGFLSVVVACNDLAAAGAEPLGVLTTVLLPPGSSEDEFANILGQIRDACNKLNVILLGGHSEVTTAVTRPLIVSTGFGKVKKELLISTGGAKPGDKIVITKTIGLEGTFILYNKYKEKLKGILNSLEEKEIESFVEKLSVVKEGMIAREYASSMHDITEGGLFGAIYEVCKASSKGAIIYENMINLSSAVQKVCAFFNLNPYKLISSGSMLITTNRADELVKKLWENGIKCCIVGEIVEKPGIEFISKSKERIYINDLPIDEIYKVV; this is translated from the coding sequence TTGGATATAGGGAAAGTACCAGTAGAGATACTGCAGAAGTATGTCTTTAGCAACTTAAGGACCAACAAAAACATTTTGCTATTTCCTAATATTGGAGAAGATTGTGCTGCTGTGGATATCGAAGGAGAAATAGCTGTTCTTACCACCGACCCAATTACAGCAGGCGACAGTATGAGTGGTTTTTTGTCGGTGGTTGTTGCCTGTAATGATTTGGCGGCAGCTGGAGCTGAGCCGCTGGGTGTACTTACTACTGTGCTTCTTCCCCCCGGAAGTAGTGAGGATGAATTTGCAAATATATTGGGTCAAATAAGAGATGCTTGCAATAAATTAAATGTGATTCTTTTGGGCGGACATAGCGAAGTGACAACTGCAGTTACAAGACCATTGATTGTTTCAACTGGTTTTGGAAAGGTAAAAAAAGAGCTTCTTATCTCTACAGGTGGAGCAAAACCGGGTGATAAAATTGTTATCACAAAAACAATAGGTTTAGAAGGTACTTTTATTTTATATAACAAGTATAAGGAAAAACTTAAAGGTATATTAAATAGCCTCGAAGAAAAAGAAATAGAAAGCTTTGTAGAAAAATTAAGTGTTGTAAAGGAAGGGATGATAGCAAGAGAATATGCCTCCAGTATGCATGATATTACAGAAGGTGGGCTTTTTGGAGCTATATATGAGGTATGTAAAGCATCTAGTAAAGGTGCAATAATATATGAAAATATGATAAATCTTAGTAGTGCTGTTCAGAAAGTGTGCGCTTTTTTTAATTTAAATCCATATAAGCTTATCTCAAGTGGAAGTATGTTAATTACGACAAACAGGGCAGATGAACTGGTAAAAAAGCTCTGGGAAAATGGTATTAAATGCTGCATAGTTGGAGAAATTGTGGAAAAACCTGGTATAGAATTTATTTCTAAAAGTAAAGAGAGAATTTATATCAATGATTTACCAATAGATGAAATATATAAAGTTGTGTAA
- the purQ gene encoding phosphoribosylformylglycinamidine synthase subunit PurQ, whose protein sequence is MKFGVVVFPGSNCDSDCFHVIKDVINEDVEYIWHGSGEKLTGFDCIILPGGFSYGDYLRAGAIARFSKVMPRIEEFAQNGGLVIGICNGFQILTESHLLPGALIRNKNLKFICSDQYVKVVNPDTPFTNLYKEGEVINLPIAHGEGNYVVDEETLKQMIQNQQIVLQYCDKYGNVNEGTNPNGSILNIAGICNKEKNVFGLMPHPERSSEKILGCEDGNRVFLSIVNYLKSR, encoded by the coding sequence ATGAAGTTTGGCGTTGTTGTATTTCCAGGTTCTAACTGTGACAGTGATTGTTTTCATGTTATTAAAGATGTAATAAATGAAGATGTCGAGTATATTTGGCACGGCAGTGGTGAAAAATTAACGGGATTTGATTGTATAATTTTGCCTGGCGGATTTTCGTATGGGGATTATTTAAGAGCTGGAGCAATAGCAAGATTTTCGAAGGTAATGCCAAGAATAGAGGAATTTGCCCAAAACGGAGGACTTGTTATAGGTATATGTAATGGATTTCAGATTCTCACAGAAAGTCATCTTTTGCCAGGTGCGCTGATAAGAAATAAAAATCTTAAATTTATCTGTAGTGACCAATACGTAAAGGTAGTGAATCCAGACACTCCTTTTACTAATCTCTACAAAGAAGGAGAGGTAATAAACCTGCCTATTGCCCATGGTGAGGGTAACTATGTTGTAGATGAAGAGACACTAAAACAAATGATTCAAAATCAGCAGATTGTACTACAGTATTGTGATAAATATGGTAATGTCAATGAAGGAACGAATCCTAATGGTTCTATTCTAAACATAGCGGGTATATGTAACAAGGAAAAAAATGTTTTTGGACTTATGCCTCATCCGGAAAGAAGCAGTGAGAAAATCCTTGGTTGTGAAGATGGTAATAGAGTATTTTTAAGCATTGTCAATTATTTGAAGTCGAGGTGA
- a CDS encoding sensor histidine kinase, translating to MKSIYFKFVVTYTVIIAVGFLIFGTVLNNLTENYFVSQKQTQLIREAEKIATGLALWYITGFLEQDRLRFEIRFLRDYLNASILLINKNANVILNSDEQVYIDDLNLRKIRDRLFEGEITVKKLLIGDMIKREYLVIGYPVVINNHVVSGLLLITSTDEIRQTLKMYNRIIWLITLFEVLVVLIITYALTQRIITPIKKLAQASRKIAEGDFSQKIPIPNNSDDEINELISSFNYMTEKLENLEMMRKSFISNVSHELRSPLTSIRGFVEGILDKTIPDDKRDFYLTLVKEEVIKLNNLINQLLELSRLEWGKINLNLSEFKIYSVIAEELIKFEKRIEEKEIDVTLQVDEELVVKADRDLISRVIHNLLDNAIKYNKVGRKDLYIF from the coding sequence TTGAAATCTATATATTTCAAATTTGTGGTGACATATACAGTCATAATTGCAGTTGGGTTTTTAATTTTTGGGACGGTGCTCAATAATCTGACAGAAAACTATTTTGTCTCCCAAAAACAGACTCAGCTTATTCGTGAAGCTGAGAAAATTGCAACCGGACTTGCTCTTTGGTATATAACAGGGTTTTTGGAACAAGATAGACTTAGATTCGAGATTAGATTTTTGCGGGATTATCTGAATGCTTCAATCTTATTGATAAACAAAAATGCAAATGTAATATTAAACTCGGATGAACAGGTATATATAGATGATTTAAATCTGAGAAAGATAAGAGACAGGCTGTTTGAAGGCGAGATTACTGTAAAAAAGCTTCTTATAGGGGATATGATAAAAAGAGAATATCTTGTGATAGGGTATCCGGTAGTGATAAATAATCATGTTGTGTCAGGACTTCTTCTTATTACTTCAACAGATGAAATAAGGCAGACATTAAAGATGTATAACAGAATAATTTGGCTTATTACATTGTTTGAAGTTTTAGTCGTTTTGATAATAACATATGCACTGACTCAAAGGATTATCACTCCTATTAAAAAGCTTGCACAGGCTTCAAGAAAGATAGCTGAAGGTGATTTTTCACAAAAAATTCCTATTCCAAACAATAGTGATGACGAGATTAATGAACTCATCTCATCTTTTAATTATATGACCGAAAAATTAGAAAACTTGGAGATGATGCGAAAAAGTTTTATCTCGAATGTGTCGCATGAGCTCAGGTCTCCTCTTACCTCTATAAGAGGATTTGTGGAAGGTATATTGGATAAGACCATTCCAGATGACAAAAGAGATTTTTATTTGACTCTTGTAAAGGAGGAAGTTATAAAGCTTAATAACTTGATTAATCAACTTTTAGAATTGTCAAGACTTGAGTGGGGGAAAATAAATCTTAATTTAAGTGAATTTAAGATTTATTCTGTGATTGCAGAGGAGCTAATTAAGTTTGAAAAGCGGATAGAAGAAAAAGAAATAGATGTAACTCTGCAAGTGGATGAAGAACTTGTTGTCAAGGCAGATAGGGATTTGATAAGCAGGGTTATTCACAATCTTCTTGACAATGCTATAAAGTATAACAAGGTTGGGCGGAAAGATTTATATATATTCTGA
- a CDS encoding S1C family serine protease: MTDKFDFETPNYQPSYSPINFEIPKTIRKKKSAKEYIVAGLIGGLIGALLISILFMAYFGANFNNFKNDVNSTLNSFSLNNSTTTEPVTKTVVLNSGNSSFVTDVAQKVGPAVVGIKNKGTAYNWWTDEEQEITIGEGSGVIISKDGYVVTNNHVVSGAKSVTVILSGEKEVPATIIGTDALSDIALLKIDPKYVKTVAPLGDSSKVKVGEFVVAIGNPLGQEFAGTVTFGVVSAVNRKLDMGNGIQIPLIQTDAAINPGNSGGALVNSSGEVIGINTAKISQTGVEGMGFAIPINYVKPIINDLMRYKKVLRPTIGISVMEYYDRSGNVMGMYISRVYPGTGAAKAGLKEGDIILQIDGKKVTTFSDIQSILSNHKIGDVITIRVLRDGQTKDFKVTLGTPVDTTTND, encoded by the coding sequence ATGACAGATAAATTTGATTTTGAAACTCCAAACTATCAACCATCATATAGTCCTATTAATTTTGAAATTCCTAAAACAATAAGAAAGAAAAAGTCAGCAAAAGAGTATATAGTTGCAGGGCTAATAGGAGGTCTCATTGGTGCATTACTAATCTCAATACTCTTTATGGCATATTTTGGTGCAAACTTTAATAATTTCAAGAATGATGTTAACTCTACGTTGAACAGTTTCAGCTTGAATAATTCCACCACCACAGAACCTGTTACAAAAACAGTTGTACTCAATTCTGGTAACAGTTCATTTGTGACAGATGTGGCACAAAAGGTTGGTCCAGCTGTTGTGGGAATTAAAAACAAAGGAACAGCTTATAACTGGTGGACAGATGAAGAACAGGAAATCACAATAGGTGAGGGCTCTGGGGTTATTATTAGTAAAGATGGTTATGTTGTGACAAACAACCACGTAGTATCAGGTGCAAAATCTGTCACGGTGATTTTATCAGGTGAAAAGGAAGTGCCGGCTACAATTATTGGGACTGATGCTTTGAGTGACATAGCGCTTTTGAAAATTGATCCGAAATATGTAAAGACTGTTGCTCCGCTTGGAGACTCATCAAAAGTAAAAGTTGGAGAGTTTGTGGTTGCAATAGGAAATCCTCTGGGGCAGGAGTTTGCTGGGACAGTTACATTTGGTGTTGTTAGTGCGGTCAATAGGAAACTTGATATGGGAAATGGTATTCAGATTCCACTGATTCAAACTGATGCTGCGATAAATCCAGGTAACAGTGGAGGAGCACTCGTAAATAGCAGCGGTGAGGTTATTGGCATCAACACAGCAAAGATTTCTCAAACAGGTGTGGAAGGAATGGGTTTTGCTATACCAATAAACTATGTAAAACCGATTATAAACGATTTAATGAGGTATAAAAAAGTTTTAAGACCAACTATAGGTATATCTGTTATGGAGTACTATGACAGATCTGGTAATGTAATGGGGATGTATATTTCAAGGGTTTATCCAGGCACAGGTGCAGCAAAAGCTGGTTTAAAAGAAGGAGATATAATTTTGCAGATAGATGGAAAGAAAGTTACTACATTTTCGGATATTCAATCAATACTTTCAAATCATAAGATTGGTGACGTGATAACCATAAGAGTTCTGCGAGATGGCCAGACCAAGGACTTTAAAGTGACCTTGGGTACTCCTGTTGATACAACTACTAACGACTAA
- a CDS encoding ATP-binding protein, producing MGGKIYIYSEVVNGKVYITIQDTGVGIPEKLQKLIWERFYKVDESRSLENGVGLGLSIVKEIIKLHKQNIWVESEEGAGSKFTFTLDLK from the coding sequence TTGGGCGGAAAGATTTATATATATTCTGAAGTAGTAAATGGTAAAGTTTATATAACAATACAAGATACGGGCGTGGGTATTCCTGAAAAGCTTCAAAAGCTTATCTGGGAAAGGTTTTATAAGGTTGATGAGTCAAGAAGCCTCGAAAATGGAGTTGGGTTAGGGCTTTCAATTGTAAAAGAGATTATAAAACTTCATAAACAGAACATCTGGGTTGAAAGTGAGGAAGGAGCTGGCTCAAAGTTTACATTTACGCTTGATTTAAAATAA
- the purL gene encoding phosphoribosylformylglycinamidine synthase subunit PurL has product MKKHLYEEVGLTYDEYKMIVEILGREPNELELNLFGVMWSEHCGYKNSKAFLKNLPTKGEHILQGPGENAGIVDIGDGYAVCFKVESHNHPSAVEPYEGAATGVGGIIRDIFTMGARPIALLDSLKFGSLNDSRTKFLFEGVVAGIAGYGNCVGIPTVGGETTFDPVYKNNILVNVMCVGIMKKDKIFKGVAKGVGNSVFYVGHTTGRDGMGGATFASTDLTVESEEKRSAVQVGDPFMEKLLLEACLELFQTDAVVGIQDMGAAGLTSSTCETAARAGTGIEIDVALVPKREEGMNPIEVMLSESQERMLVIVKKEREEEVYKIFEKWGLHAVKIGRVTDDGMLRVLENGKTLAEVPAKALAHAPAYVREVKEPAIIKEAEKFDIYSIPQPNDLNEVICKMISNPNLASKEYVYRQYDHMVRTDTVIRPGHDASLLRIKGTKKGIAVTVDSNGRYCYLNPYEGVQLVLAESYRNIVAVGAKPLAITDGLNFGNPHYPEIYYQFVKTIEGMKVACEYFETPVTGGNVSFYNQSEEGPIYPTPVIGMIGRIDDIEKAVDISFKNEGDLIAVVGRTSDDIGASEYLSFYHRIVSGRVPKLDLKLHKKVCDKILECINKGLFSSVHDISDGGFAIALIESALRGSKGAELQIKTELREDFYLFSETPGRFIVTFKEDNLRKIQDILDDIEFTVVGRVTDKSVVNGKINDKNIHLDLKEMERIYQEAIPCALKS; this is encoded by the coding sequence TTGAAAAAACATCTTTATGAAGAGGTTGGCCTGACATACGATGAATATAAAATGATTGTGGAAATTCTGGGTAGAGAACCAAATGAGCTTGAGCTAAATCTTTTTGGAGTTATGTGGTCTGAGCATTGCGGATATAAAAACTCAAAAGCATTTTTAAAGAATCTTCCTACAAAAGGTGAGCATATACTTCAAGGCCCAGGGGAAAACGCAGGGATTGTTGACATTGGTGATGGATATGCAGTGTGTTTTAAAGTAGAGAGTCACAATCACCCATCAGCAGTAGAACCATACGAAGGTGCAGCAACAGGAGTTGGCGGGATAATACGAGATATATTTACAATGGGAGCAAGACCAATAGCTCTTTTGGATTCACTCAAGTTTGGTAGTCTCAATGATAGTAGGACAAAATTCTTGTTTGAAGGTGTTGTAGCTGGTATTGCAGGATATGGAAATTGTGTTGGTATTCCCACTGTAGGTGGTGAGACCACGTTTGACCCTGTTTACAAAAACAATATCTTGGTCAATGTCATGTGTGTAGGTATTATGAAGAAAGATAAAATATTCAAAGGAGTTGCAAAGGGAGTAGGCAACTCTGTATTTTACGTTGGTCATACAACAGGCAGAGATGGAATGGGTGGTGCTACATTTGCATCAACAGACCTTACAGTTGAGTCTGAAGAGAAAAGGTCTGCTGTTCAGGTTGGAGACCCATTTATGGAAAAGCTCCTTTTAGAAGCCTGTTTAGAGCTTTTTCAGACAGATGCAGTTGTTGGTATTCAGGACATGGGTGCAGCAGGGCTTACTTCTTCAACGTGTGAAACGGCTGCAAGAGCAGGGACAGGCATCGAAATAGATGTAGCCCTTGTTCCAAAAAGAGAAGAAGGCATGAACCCAATTGAGGTTATGCTTTCAGAGTCGCAAGAGAGAATGCTTGTCATTGTTAAAAAAGAAAGAGAAGAGGAAGTATATAAAATATTTGAAAAATGGGGACTTCATGCAGTAAAAATAGGAAGAGTAACAGATGATGGCATGCTCAGGGTTCTTGAAAATGGCAAGACTTTGGCAGAGGTTCCTGCAAAGGCACTTGCTCATGCGCCAGCTTATGTTAGAGAGGTAAAAGAGCCGGCTATAATAAAAGAGGCTGAAAAGTTTGATATATATTCAATTCCCCAGCCAAATGATTTAAACGAGGTTATTTGCAAGATGATTTCAAATCCTAACCTTGCAAGCAAAGAGTATGTCTATCGCCAGTATGACCATATGGTCAGGACAGATACTGTCATAAGACCAGGTCATGATGCAAGTCTTTTAAGAATAAAAGGGACAAAGAAAGGAATTGCTGTCACAGTAGATAGTAATGGTAGATACTGTTATTTAAATCCGTACGAAGGGGTTCAGCTTGTGCTTGCAGAAAGTTATAGAAATATAGTTGCTGTGGGGGCAAAGCCACTTGCAATCACAGATGGACTTAACTTTGGAAATCCGCACTATCCGGAAATTTATTACCAGTTTGTCAAGACAATTGAAGGAATGAAAGTTGCATGCGAGTATTTCGAAACTCCCGTAACTGGAGGAAATGTATCATTCTATAACCAGTCAGAAGAAGGGCCTATTTACCCAACGCCTGTAATTGGAATGATAGGTAGAATTGATGATATTGAAAAAGCTGTTGATATTTCGTTTAAAAATGAAGGTGACTTAATTGCAGTTGTTGGTAGAACCTCAGATGATATTGGAGCAAGTGAATATTTAAGTTTTTATCATAGGATAGTTTCTGGAAGAGTTCCAAAACTTGATTTAAAACTTCACAAAAAAGTATGCGACAAAATCTTAGAATGTATAAACAAAGGACTTTTTAGTTCTGTTCATGATATTTCGGATGGAGGTTTTGCAATTGCTCTTATAGAAAGTGCATTAAGAGGTTCAAAGGGTGCTGAGCTACAAATTAAAACAGAGTTAAGAGAAGATTTTTATCTTTTCAGTGAGACACCGGGAAGATTTATAGTTACATTTAAAGAAGATAATTTAAGAAAAATACAGGATATATTAGATGACATTGAGTTTACTGTAGTAGGAAGAGTAACAGATAAGTCTGTGGTAAATGGTAAAATAAATGATAAAAATATTCATTTGGACTTAAAAGAGATGGAGAGAATATATCAGGAGGCAATACCATGTGCTTTAAAGAGTTAG
- a CDS encoding NCS2 family permease — MLENIFKLKERRTDVKTEVLAGFTTFITMAYIIFVNPSILSTTGLDKHAVFFATSIGAAVGTLIMALYANLPFALAPGMGLNAFFTYTVCLQMKYTPQQALAAVFISGIIFVIITAVGLRQAIVRSIPQSLKHAMTAGIGLFIAFIGFINSGIVVIDAGSKLPKFGDFTSAFKSLTNDPNINSAIISSRGAIVALIGLLIIGILIAKRVKGAIIIGIIIATLISFPLKIVDLSKFRFSLESFKVSAFNFDFAGLFAARGQGGGIGAVLLSLFAVILTFTLIDMFDSIGTFVGLADKAGMLDEKGDIPNMDRALMSDAIATIVGSIFGTSTVTTYIESAAGIEEGGRTGLTSLVTGILFILALVIAPFIGLVPSQATAPALIAVGVMMISSIKKIDFNDFEEALPAFLTIVIMPFTYSIANGISAGIIFYVLVKLLRGKAKEVHPVTYILAILFILRFMVIAH, encoded by the coding sequence GTGTTAGAAAATATTTTTAAGCTTAAAGAAAGAAGAACTGATGTGAAGACAGAGGTATTAGCAGGTTTTACTACCTTTATTACAATGGCGTACATAATCTTTGTCAATCCTTCTATTCTTAGCACGACCGGGCTTGACAAGCATGCTGTATTTTTTGCAACAAGTATTGGTGCAGCAGTTGGAACTCTTATAATGGCACTCTATGCTAATCTTCCATTTGCTCTTGCACCTGGGATGGGCCTTAACGCTTTCTTTACCTACACTGTATGCCTTCAAATGAAATATACTCCACAACAGGCATTAGCAGCAGTGTTTATATCAGGTATTATATTTGTTATTATCACGGCAGTTGGGCTCAGACAAGCAATAGTTCGTTCAATTCCTCAATCTTTAAAACATGCTATGACAGCAGGTATTGGACTTTTTATAGCTTTTATCGGGTTTATAAACAGTGGAATAGTAGTAATAGATGCCGGTTCCAAACTTCCAAAGTTTGGCGATTTTACATCTGCTTTTAAGTCTTTGACAAATGACCCGAATATAAACTCAGCAATAATATCTTCCCGCGGAGCGATTGTTGCTCTTATAGGACTTTTAATTATCGGTATTTTGATTGCAAAAAGAGTAAAAGGCGCAATTATTATTGGAATAATTATAGCCACACTAATAAGCTTTCCTTTGAAAATAGTAGATTTGTCAAAATTTAGATTTTCACTGGAGTCATTCAAAGTCTCTGCCTTCAACTTTGATTTTGCAGGTCTGTTTGCGGCACGTGGCCAAGGAGGCGGTATAGGTGCGGTTCTTCTTAGTCTTTTTGCGGTGATATTGACATTTACTCTCATAGATATGTTTGATAGCATCGGAACATTTGTAGGTCTTGCTGATAAGGCCGGAATGCTTGATGAAAAAGGAGATATTCCAAATATGGACAGGGCGCTAATGTCTGATGCTATTGCTACAATTGTAGGTAGCATATTTGGAACATCTACTGTCACAACTTATATTGAAAGTGCTGCCGGAATAGAAGAAGGTGGAAGAACAGGTCTTACATCCTTGGTCACAGGTATTTTATTTATCCTTGCATTAGTGATTGCGCCGTTTATAGGACTTGTGCCATCCCAGGCAACTGCTCCAGCGTTGATTGCTGTTGGTGTTATGATGATAAGTTCTATCAAAAAGATTGACTTTAACGATTTTGAAGAAGCTCTTCCAGCATTTTTGACAATTGTAATTATGCCGTTTACTTACAGCATTGCGAACGGTATTTCAGCAGGTATTATATTCTATGTTCTGGTGAAACTTTTAAGAGGAAAAGCAAAAGAGGTTCATCCAGTAACATACATTCTTGCTATACTCTTTATTTTGAGATTTATGGTTATAGCACACTAA
- the purC gene encoding phosphoribosylaminoimidazolesuccinocarboxamide synthase codes for MNYVITKLLYEGKAKKVYETDNLDVVVIEYKDDATAFDGTKRGIINNKGVVNNLVSNHFFKILETNKIPTHFIEQIDERKTAVKRVQIIPVEVIVRNIAAGSLCKRLGLEEGTFLKRPILEFCYKNDVLHDPQVNQYHILALELATEDEIKKIEEYSFKINDVLKNYLRQVNIDLIDFKLEFGRYKGEVILADEISPDTCRFWDTATKEKLDKDRFRRDLGNVEEAYMEILRRLGLDKK; via the coding sequence ATGAATTATGTTATTACAAAGCTTTTATATGAAGGTAAAGCAAAAAAGGTATATGAAACTGACAATCTAGATGTTGTTGTAATTGAGTACAAAGATGATGCAACAGCTTTCGACGGTACAAAAAGAGGTATAATTAATAATAAAGGAGTTGTTAACAACTTAGTGTCAAATCATTTCTTTAAAATATTAGAGACCAACAAGATACCCACACATTTTATTGAGCAAATTGATGAGAGAAAGACGGCTGTTAAAAGGGTGCAGATAATTCCAGTTGAAGTTATTGTAAGAAATATAGCTGCAGGTTCTCTGTGTAAAAGACTCGGACTTGAGGAAGGGACGTTTTTGAAAAGGCCCATCTTAGAGTTCTGTTATAAAAATGATGTTCTTCACGACCCACAGGTGAACCAATACCATATCTTGGCTTTGGAACTTGCAACTGAGGATGAGATTAAAAAGATTGAAGAGTATTCTTTTAAAATTAACGATGTACTAAAAAACTATCTAAGACAAGTTAACATCGACCTTATAGACTTCAAACTTGAATTTGGTAGGTACAAAGGAGAGGTAATCTTGGCTGATGAGATTTCTCCCGACACCTGTAGGTTCTGGGATACAGCAACTAAGGAAAAGCTGGATAAGGATAGATTTAGAAGAGACCTTGGAAATGTGGAAGAGGCATATATGGAAATATTGAGAAGGCTTGGACTTGATAAAAAGTAA
- a CDS encoding phage holin family protein, whose product MSEKTEKRYASWLGIIVRFVVASFMMLLMQLIYPNFVFSNWMIGIALIVAISVITYIIERITTLYRTPIGRGIIAFLVTFAILYFGNMSVPGIKVPIIANLITSFVVGMFDIFLPDRVF is encoded by the coding sequence ATGAGTGAAAAAACTGAAAAAAGGTATGCAAGCTGGCTTGGTATAATTGTGAGATTTGTTGTTGCTTCTTTTATGATGCTTTTGATGCAGCTAATCTACCCTAACTTTGTATTCAGCAATTGGATGATAGGAATAGCTTTAATTGTAGCAATATCTGTGATAACATATATAATTGAGAGAATAACAACACTTTATAGAACCCCTATAGGAAGAGGAATAATTGCTTTTTTAGTTACTTTTGCTATTTTGTATTTCGGTAATATGTCAGTACCAGGTATTAAAGTACCCATTATAGCTAACTTAATTACCTCTTTTGTTGTAGGGATGTTTGATATATTTTTGCCAGATAGAGTATTTTAA
- a CDS encoding response regulator transcription factor gives MKILVIDDDIKICEVIKLYLEKEGFEVVVAHNGMDGIAMFKNEMPDLVILDIMLPKKDGYEVCRELRKISNIPIIMLTAKGETFDKVLGLELGADDYIVKPFDPKELIARIKAVLRRTQGEVNDEKVVVYPNLTVNLTTYEVKLEDKIIDMPPKEIELLYFLASHPNKVFTREQLLDHIWGYNFVGDTRTVDVHIKRIREKIEKDKYPWKIKTVWGVGYKFEI, from the coding sequence ATGAAGATCCTTGTCATTGATGATGATATAAAGATATGTGAGGTAATAAAACTCTACTTAGAAAAAGAAGGGTTTGAAGTGGTGGTTGCTCACAATGGTATGGATGGAATTGCTATGTTCAAAAATGAAATGCCCGACCTTGTAATACTGGACATTATGCTTCCCAAAAAAGATGGATATGAAGTCTGTAGAGAACTTAGAAAGATTAGTAACATTCCAATTATAATGCTCACTGCAAAGGGAGAGACATTTGATAAGGTACTTGGATTAGAGTTGGGAGCAGATGACTATATTGTAAAACCGTTTGATCCAAAAGAACTAATTGCCCGCATAAAAGCAGTGCTGCGAAGAACACAGGGTGAGGTAAATGACGAAAAGGTGGTTGTGTATCCAAATCTCACAGTAAATCTCACTACATACGAAGTGAAGCTTGAAGACAAAATAATAGATATGCCACCGAAAGAAATAGAGCTTTTATATTTTTTAGCGTCACATCCTAACAAGGTGTTTACCCGTGAACAACTTCTTGACCATATATGGGGTTACAACTTTGTTGGAGACACTCGTACAGTTGATGTACATATCAAAAGAATAAGAGAAAAGATTGAAAAAGATAAATATCCATGGAAGATAAAGACTGTTTGGGGTGTGGGTTATAAGTTTGAAATTTAG
- the pgsA gene encoding CDP-diacylglycerol--glycerol-3-phosphate 3-phosphatidyltransferase, with product MNLPNILTILRFILVPVFVAVFFSQLKFNYLIALSVFLLSGLTDILDGFIARRYNMVTQFGKLFDPLADKLMILTVLWCLVLKEYIPSWVFYIVLAKEIFMIIGSALLYGKIKIVVSANIYGKLSTFLFYIAIISLILRWQVSFHILILAIIFAIFALVMYVTKYVNEYKRLKSTSHE from the coding sequence TTGAATCTTCCAAATATTCTCACAATTTTGAGATTTATATTGGTACCAGTATTTGTTGCAGTATTTTTTTCTCAATTAAAGTTTAATTATCTGATAGCGCTAAGTGTATTTTTATTATCCGGACTCACTGATATTTTGGATGGTTTTATTGCCCGAAGATACAATATGGTTACACAATTTGGAAAGCTGTTTGACCCGCTTGCAGACAAGTTGATGATACTTACTGTCTTGTGGTGCCTTGTTTTGAAAGAGTATATACCTTCATGGGTTTTTTATATTGTCCTTGCAAAAGAGATTTTTATGATAATAGGTTCAGCTCTCTTATATGGGAAAATTAAAATAGTTGTTTCTGCTAATATCTATGGCAAGCTTTCAACTTTTTTGTTTTACATAGCTATTATTTCGTTAATTTTGAGATGGCAGGTTTCTTTTCATATCCTCATATTGGCTATAATTTTTGCTATTTTTGCACTTGTCATGTATGTAACAAAATATGTAAATGAATATAAAAGACTCAAGAGCACCTCCCATGAATAA
- the purS gene encoding phosphoribosylformylglycinamidine synthase subunit PurS, with protein MLKAEIFVYLKKSISDPPGIAVLNSLKSLGFDSVEKVRMGKYIVVYLNENDIEKAKEQVKLMCEKLLCNPVMEEYKFNISEE; from the coding sequence ATGCTCAAGGCAGAAATCTTTGTATATTTGAAAAAATCAATTTCAGACCCACCTGGTATTGCTGTGTTAAATTCTTTAAAAAGTCTGGGATTTGACAGTGTAGAAAAAGTAAGGATGGGAAAATATATTGTGGTGTATCTTAACGAAAATGACATTGAAAAAGCAAAAGAACAAGTGAAGCTCATGTGTGAAAAGCTCTTATGCAACCCTGTTATGGAAGAATATAAGTTTAATATTTCGGAGGAGTAA